The genomic window ATCTGCGGCACGCCATTGCCCCTCACCAGCCCTGACTGGAGCCCCTTCCTGCCGGGGATCGCCCTGTGGGCCCTAGCTCTGTACCTCCCCTTGAGCGGCCCCCTGGGGCGCCTGGAGGAAGCCCTGGCCGCGGGCTCCCTGCCGAGCCCTGTCCAGCAGGTGATGTTGGTGATTAGCAGCTTGCTGCTGGCCCTGGCCATCGGGGTGCTGGCCGACCTGGGCCTGAGCTGGGCCCTGGGCCCCGACTGGGCCAGCAGCCTCGGCCTGATCGCCGCCGGCTGGGGCCTGTTCACAGCACTCGCCAGTCGAGCCAGGGAAGACGGGGAATGATTGCCGGTGTGCGGGCCCGGTAGGTGGCGTAATCGGGATAGGCCAGCTCAAGGGCCCGCTCCTCGCGGCGCGCCTTTCCGCCCAGCACGGCCACCAGGGCCAGCAGCAAGGCCAGATGCAGCAGGCTGCCCAGGGCCAAACTCACCCCCAGGGAACAAAACAGCACCGCTTGATAAAGGGGGTGACGGCAACGGCCGTAGGGCCCGCTTGTCACCAATGGGGCACCAGGAATCGGATCAGGCAGGGGCGTAAGGCTGGAGCCCAGCCCCCAGAACGCCTGGACCGCCAGCACCAGCCCGAGCAGCAGCAAAAGGGCGCCAGCCAGGGCTAGGGGCAGGGGCCAGGCATAACCCCAGGCGCCCGGGGCAGGCCAAGGCGGCAGCAGGTGGGCAGCAATCAGGGCCAGCTGGGCGAGCAGCCACCACTCACCGTGGCGGTTGTCTAGCCAGCCCCCCCAACTCAGGCCCCAGCGCTCAGGTTGGAATTTCGGCAAGTGGATCAAGATCCGGACCTCCAGCGCTGCCACCCAGCACCAGTCTGAGCAGGATCGGCGCCAGGAAGGTGGTGCCGATCACCATCAGCAAGATTGCGGCCTCCAGCGGCTTGGTAAGCAGCCCAGCCTGGGTACCCAGGCCAAGAAAAATCAAGCCCACCTCGCCGCGAGGCATCATCCCCAAACCCACCACCAACCGGTTGGTTTTCTCCTTACTGAAATAGCTCCAGCCGGTTGCCACCTTGCCGGCAATCGCCACGGTGAGCAGAAAGGCCGCCACGATCAATCCCTCCCGGTTTTCAGGGTTCAGCGGATTGAGCACCGACAGATCCATACCGGTGCCAATCAGCACAAAGAAGATCGTGGCAAACAGGGCAACTAGGGGCTTAACGGTGTCCTGGATCGCATGGGTGTGCTTAGAAGAGCTGAGAATTAAGCCTGCAGCGAAAGCGCCAAGAGCGGCTTCTAGGCCGATCGCCTGGGCCACAAAACAGCAGAGCGACAACACCACGAAAGCCGCCACGACCACTTCGCCAGGGGCCTTGAGCTGATCGAGCAGCCAGTCGAACCCAGGAGCAGCAGTGCGGCTCAGGAACAGGGCCGCCGCCACAAACACAGCTGCCGCCGCAACCAACTTCAGGATCGGGCGCACGGTGAAGCCCTCGCCGCCAGCCAGGCTCACCACCACCGCAAGGATCACGATGCCAAGAATGTCGTCGAGCACGGCCGCGCCGATAACCGTCTGACCCTCGCGGGTGCGCAGAAACTTCAACTCACCAAACACGCTGGCGGTGATGCCGATGCTGGTGGCAGTCATCGCCGCACCGGCGAAGATCGACGGAATCAGGGGCACATGGAAGATGTAATAAAGGCCCGCAGTGCCTAGGGCAAAGGGAAGCACCACCCCAGTTACGGCAACGGTGGTGGCCTGGGCACCCACCGCTACCAGCTCATCGAGCTCGCTTTCCAGTCCGGTGAGAAACAACAGGGCAAACAGACCGATCTGGGAGACCGCTTGCAGATTCGGGAAGGTCTCGGCGTAGATCTCCTGCACCTTTTCCGGTGAGAGATCGGCCAGAGAGCTGAGCAAGCCCAAGCCCCAACTGCTGAGTTGGACCTGGGTTTCGGGCGGCACGATCAAATGCAGGCCGGAAACGCCAATCAGAACGCCAGCTACCAGCTCCCCCAGGATCGTGGGCAGCTGCACCCGCACCATCAGCTCCGCCAGCAGCCTGGCCGCCACGAAGATCACCAGAAACTCGCCCACCGAAATCAGGGTTTCAGCAACTTCGGCTTGGTGACTGCCGATTTCAAGCAAAAGCGCTGGCAGAACCATGGAAAAGTGGGTGCGCGGTAGTGGGAGGCGCGACCTTAAGCCGCCCGCGCCAAGGTGTTTGGACACTGATCTCTATTTGGCCCTGGGGTTTGGATTTGGCAACCATCGCTACGGTCTGAATATTGAGCAGAGGACGCGGACAATGGCAGAGCAACTGCAGCGTCTTGATGCTTGGTGGCGGGCCGCCAACTACTTAGCGGTGGGGATGATCTACCTGCAGGACAACCCCCTGCTGAGCGAACCGCTCCAACCTGCCCACATCAAAAGTCGGCTGCTGGGGCATTGGGGCTCGAGCCCGGGTCAATCCTTTATCTGGGCCCATGCCAACCGGGTGATCCGGTCCCACGACCTCGACATGATTTATCTGTCGGGCCCGGGCCATGGCGCCCCTGGGGTACTGGCACCCACCTACCTCGATGGCTCCTACAGCGAGATCTATCCCGACAAGTCGACGGATGCTGCCGGCATGCAGCGCTTCCTTAAGCAGTTTTCCTTCCCCGGCCACATCGGTAGCCACTGCACACCGGAAACCCCTGGCTCAATCCATGAGGGCGGCGAGCTGGGCTACGTGCTCTCCCACGCCTGCGGGGCGGTGTTCGACAACCCCAGCCTGATCGCCCTGGCCTGCGTCGGCGATGGCGAAGCGGAAACCGGGCCCTTGGCCACCAGCTGGCACATCAACAAGTTCCTCAACCCCGCATCCGACGGCGCCGTGCTGCCGGTGTTGCACCTCAACGGCTACAAAATCGCCAACCCCACCCTGCTGGCCCGCATCCCCAGGGAGGAGCTCGCCAGCTTGATGCGGGGCTACGGCTGGGAGCCCCTGTTTGTGGAAGGCAGCGAGCCGATGGCGATGCACCAAGCCATGGCAGCCGCCATGGACAGCGCCATAAACCGCATTCAAGAGGTGCAGGCGGAGGCCCGCCGCAGCGGCGATCCCAGCAACGTCAGCCGGCCCCGTTGGCCCATGATCGTGTTGCGATCGCCTAAAGGCTGGACAGGGCCGGCGGAGCTGAATGGCAAAAAGTTGGAAGGCTTCTGGCGCAGCCACCAAGTGCCCCTGCCCGATCCCAAGCGAGACCCGGCCCAGCTAGTGCAACTCGAGGCCTGGCTGCATAGCTACCGCCCCGGCGAACTCTTCGATGGACAGGGGAGCCTGATCGCCGAGCTGCGCGCCCTCTCGCCCATTGGCCAACGCCGCATGGGCTCCAATCCCCATGCCAATGGAGGGCTGCTGCGCCGCCGCCTGCACCTGCCGCCGATCAAAAACTATGCCGTGCCCGTCGAGCAGCCGGGCAGGCACGAGGCCGAAAACACCGCTCCCCTGGGGGAGCTGCTGCGCGATGCCATTGCCCTGAACCCCAATTCCGTGCGCGTGTTCGGACCGGATGAAACCGCCTCCAACCGGCTGCAAGCCATCTACGAGGTCAGCAAAAAGGTGTGGATGGAGGAATTTCTGCCGGAAGACCTCAACGGCAGCGAGCTCTCCCGCAGCGGCCGCGTTGTCGAGATGTTGAGCGAACACACCTTGGTGGGAATGATGGAGGGCTACCTACTCACCGGCCGCCATGGTTTTTTCCACACCTATGAGGCCTTCGCCCATGTGATTGCCTCGATGTTCAACCAACACGCCAAGTGGCTGGAATCCTGCATTCACCACGCCCCCTGGCGCGCACCGATTTCCCCCTGGAACTGCCTGATCTCCAGCACAGTGTGGCGCCAAGACCACAACGGCTTCACCCACCAAGACCCTGGCTTCATCGATCTCGCCGGCAACAAGAGTGGCGAGGTGGTGCGCGTCTACCTGCCGGCCGATGCCAACAGCCTGCTGGCTGTAGCTGAACAGGCGCTACAGGAAACGAACGTGTGCAACATCATCGTTTCTGACAAACAGAAACACCTGCAATATCTAACTCTCGAGCAGGCCCGGGCCCACGTGGCCAAGGGCATCGGCCTATGGAGCTGGGCGAGCAACGACGAGTGCGGCACTGAACCAGATGAGCCTGATGTGGTGATGGCCTGCGCGGGCGACATCCCTACCAAGGAAACCCTGGCCGCGGTTGAAATTCTGCGGCGTGAAATCCCGAGCCTAAAAATCCGAGTGCTCAATGTAGTGAAGCTGTTTGCTCTCACCACTCCGAGCGAACACCCCCACGGCCTCAGCGACCGGGACTTCGACAGCCTGTTCACCACAAACCAACCGGTGATCTTCAATTTTCACGGCTACCCTTGGCTAATCCACCGACTCACCTACCACCGCACCAACCACGTCAACTTCCATGTGCGCGGATATAAGGAGAAAGGAAACATCAACACCCCTCTGGAGCTGGCGATGAACAATCAGATCGACCGTTTCAACTTGGTTATTGATGTGATTGACCGGGTTGCGGGCCTGGGATCCCGCGCTGCCCACGTCAAAGAGCGCATGAAGGAGGCGATCTTGGCCAACCGGGCCCACGCCCATGAGCACGGCATGGATGCGGAGGATGTCACCAACTGGCGATGGAACCCACTGCCTACAGCGGCCCATGCGGGAGAATTACTCCAATGAGCGACCTCCAACCCAGCAACCTGCGTCTGCCCACCCCGGGCTGCTACGCCGACCCAGATCGCAGTGGTCTGACCGCGGAAAACGTGTTCGACGGCATGACCGAACACCTTTTTTACACGCTCGGCAAGCTCGCCCCCACGGCCAGCCGCCACGACCTTTACATGGCCCTCAGCTACGCGGTGCGCGACCGGCTGATGACCCGATACTTGGCTGGCATTGAGGCGCTCAGTGCCACCCCGACTCGAGTGGTGGCCTACCTCTCCGCTGAATTTCTGATCGGGCCCCAACTGGGCAACAACCTGTTGATGCTGGGCATCCAGCAGGAAGCGGCGGAAGCCCTGCGCCGTTTCGGCATCAACGACATCAACGAGATCCTCGATGTTGAGGAGGAGCCTGGCCTGGGCAACGGAGGCCTGGGTCGGCTGGCGGCCTGCTTCCTGGAGTCGCTGGCCTCGCTGGAAATCCCGGCCACCGGCTACGGCATCCGCTACGAATTCGGCATTTTTGACCAGCTGATCCGCGATGGCTGGCAGGTTGAGATCACCGACAAGTGGCTCAAGAGCGGCTGGCCCTGGGAGCTGCCCCACCCCGATCAAGCCTGCTTCGTGGGCTTCGGCGGCCACACTGAGAGCTACCGCGATGAGCACGGCACCTACCGGGTGCGCTGGATTCCGACAGAGCACGCCATCGGCATTCCCCACGACGTGCCGGTGCTGGGCTACCGGGTCAACACCTGCGACCGGCTGCGGTTATGGCGAGCCGATGCCGCCGAATCCTTCGACTTCTATGCCTTTAACAGCGGCGACTACTACGGCGCCGTAGAGGAGAAGGTGGGCTCCGAGACCCTCTCCAAGGTGCTCTATCCCAACGACGGCACAGATGAGGGTCGGCGTCTGCGCCTAAAGCAGCAGCACTTCTTCGTGAGCTGCTCCCTCCAGGACATGATCCGCAACCTCGATGCCCGCGGCATCCCAATCACGGATTTCCCCGATCACTGGGCGGTGCAGCTAAACGACACCCACCCGGCCATCGCCGTGGCAGAGCTGATGCGCCTGCTACTCGATGACAAGCACCTGGACTGGGAGGTCGCCTGGAACATCACCAGCCGCTCTCTTTCTTACACCAATCACACCCTGCTGCCGGAAGCCCTCGAGAAGTGGGGCTTGGGGCTATTTGGCTCCCTGCTACCCCGCCACCTGGAGCTTATCTACGAGATCAACCGCCGCTTCTTGCAACAGGTGCGCCTGAAATATCCGGGCAACGAGCAGATCCTGCGCAAGGTCTCGATCATCGATGAGGAGGGCGATAAGGCAGTCCGTATGGCCAATCTGGCCACCGTTGCTTCCCACCACGTCAACGGCGTAGCAGCCCTGCACAGCGAATTAGTCAAAACCGAGCTGTTTCCTGAATTCGCGGCCCTGTGGCCCGAGAAATTCACCAATGTCACCAACGGCGTCACCCCGAGGCGCTGGGTGGCCCTGGCCAATCCCCAGCTGTCGGCCCTGCTGAATGAATCGATTGGCCCAGGCTGGATTAACCATCTCGATGAGCTGCGCCGCCTAGAGCAATTCGTCGATGACAGCAGCTTCCTCGAGCGCTGGGAGGCCACCAAGCTGGGCGTTAAGGGCCAGCTGAGTAATTACATCCATCGCCACACGGGTGTGCTGGTCGATCCCACCTCCCTGTTCGATGTTCAGGTGAAGCGGATCCATGAATACAAGCGCCAGCACCTCAATGCCCTGCAGGTAGTAGCCCAGTACCTGCGCATCAAGAATGGTCAGGCCGAGGGTATGGCCCCGCG from Cyanobium sp. Tous-M-B4 includes these protein-coding regions:
- a CDS encoding glycogen/starch/alpha-glucan phosphorylase, whose amino-acid sequence is MSDLQPSNLRLPTPGCYADPDRSGLTAENVFDGMTEHLFYTLGKLAPTASRHDLYMALSYAVRDRLMTRYLAGIEALSATPTRVVAYLSAEFLIGPQLGNNLLMLGIQQEAAEALRRFGINDINEILDVEEEPGLGNGGLGRLAACFLESLASLEIPATGYGIRYEFGIFDQLIRDGWQVEITDKWLKSGWPWELPHPDQACFVGFGGHTESYRDEHGTYRVRWIPTEHAIGIPHDVPVLGYRVNTCDRLRLWRADAAESFDFYAFNSGDYYGAVEEKVGSETLSKVLYPNDGTDEGRRLRLKQQHFFVSCSLQDMIRNLDARGIPITDFPDHWAVQLNDTHPAIAVAELMRLLLDDKHLDWEVAWNITSRSLSYTNHTLLPEALEKWGLGLFGSLLPRHLELIYEINRRFLQQVRLKYPGNEQILRKVSIIDEEGDKAVRMANLATVASHHVNGVAALHSELVKTELFPEFAALWPEKFTNVTNGVTPRRWVALANPQLSALLNESIGPGWINHLDELRRLEQFVDDSSFLERWEATKLGVKGQLSNYIHRHTGVLVDPTSLFDVQVKRIHEYKRQHLNALQVVAQYLRIKNGQAEGMAPRTVIFGGKAAPGYYMAKLIIRFINGIAETINADPDMEGRLRVIFLADYNVKLGERVYPASDLSEQISTAGKEASGTGNMKFAMNGALTIGTLDGANVEIREQVGAENFFLFGKTAEEISELHQSGYCPWELIGGMPELAEILRLVEQGHFSNGDGDLFRPLLQNLTGRDPFFVLTDFNDYLRAQSEVDLAWADRGRWNRMSLLNSARSGFFSSDRSIRDYAERIWKAESFPVTITCELD
- a CDS encoding cation:proton antiporter, translated to MVLPALLLEIGSHQAEVAETLISVGEFLVIFVAARLLAELMVRVQLPTILGELVAGVLIGVSGLHLIVPPETQVQLSSWGLGLLSSLADLSPEKVQEIYAETFPNLQAVSQIGLFALLFLTGLESELDELVAVGAQATTVAVTGVVLPFALGTAGLYYIFHVPLIPSIFAGAAMTATSIGITASVFGELKFLRTREGQTVIGAAVLDDILGIVILAVVVSLAGGEGFTVRPILKLVAAAAVFVAAALFLSRTAAPGFDWLLDQLKAPGEVVVAAFVVLSLCCFVAQAIGLEAALGAFAAGLILSSSKHTHAIQDTVKPLVALFATIFFVLIGTGMDLSVLNPLNPENREGLIVAAFLLTVAIAGKVATGWSYFSKEKTNRLVVGLGMMPRGEVGLIFLGLGTQAGLLTKPLEAAILLMVIGTTFLAPILLRLVLGGSAGGPDLDPLAEIPT
- a CDS encoding phosphoketolase — its product is MNIEQRTRTMAEQLQRLDAWWRAANYLAVGMIYLQDNPLLSEPLQPAHIKSRLLGHWGSSPGQSFIWAHANRVIRSHDLDMIYLSGPGHGAPGVLAPTYLDGSYSEIYPDKSTDAAGMQRFLKQFSFPGHIGSHCTPETPGSIHEGGELGYVLSHACGAVFDNPSLIALACVGDGEAETGPLATSWHINKFLNPASDGAVLPVLHLNGYKIANPTLLARIPREELASLMRGYGWEPLFVEGSEPMAMHQAMAAAMDSAINRIQEVQAEARRSGDPSNVSRPRWPMIVLRSPKGWTGPAELNGKKLEGFWRSHQVPLPDPKRDPAQLVQLEAWLHSYRPGELFDGQGSLIAELRALSPIGQRRMGSNPHANGGLLRRRLHLPPIKNYAVPVEQPGRHEAENTAPLGELLRDAIALNPNSVRVFGPDETASNRLQAIYEVSKKVWMEEFLPEDLNGSELSRSGRVVEMLSEHTLVGMMEGYLLTGRHGFFHTYEAFAHVIASMFNQHAKWLESCIHHAPWRAPISPWNCLISSTVWRQDHNGFTHQDPGFIDLAGNKSGEVVRVYLPADANSLLAVAEQALQETNVCNIIVSDKQKHLQYLTLEQARAHVAKGIGLWSWASNDECGTEPDEPDVVMACAGDIPTKETLAAVEILRREIPSLKIRVLNVVKLFALTTPSEHPHGLSDRDFDSLFTTNQPVIFNFHGYPWLIHRLTYHRTNHVNFHVRGYKEKGNINTPLELAMNNQIDRFNLVIDVIDRVAGLGSRAAHVKERMKEAILANRAHAHEHGMDAEDVTNWRWNPLPTAAHAGELLQ
- a CDS encoding isoprenylcysteine carboxylmethyltransferase family protein, which codes for MPKFQPERWGLSWGGWLDNRHGEWWLLAQLALIAAHLLPPWPAPGAWGYAWPLPLALAGALLLLLGLVLAVQAFWGLGSSLTPLPDPIPGAPLVTSGPYGRCRHPLYQAVLFCSLGVSLALGSLLHLALLLALVAVLGGKARREERALELAYPDYATYRARTPAIIPRLPWLDWRVL